The following coding sequences lie in one Candidatus Bathyarchaeia archaeon genomic window:
- the hypB gene encoding hydrogenase nickel incorporation protein HypB yields the protein MPEPIIAEKGEVFDIELEEDILKKNREIANSNRRLLDEKGIVAIDVMGSIGSGKTAILELLSEALKEKYRIAVIAGDVTTSIDAERIRKRGITSIQVNTGRECHLDANLVAKALRALDLDSLDLIFIENVGNLICPAEFELGAHKRVVVVSVTEGEYMVAKHPFIFMASQVAVINKMDMAKYMGIDPNGLEREAKRINPRITVVRTSAKTGEGIEELISALGLKR from the coding sequence ATGCCGGAACCCATAATCGCTGAGAAGGGGGAGGTGTTCGATATAGAGCTGGAGGAGGACATACTCAAGAAGAACAGGGAGATAGCCAATTCTAACAGGAGGCTTCTCGATGAGAAGGGGATAGTGGCCATAGACGTAATGGGCTCAATAGGATCGGGCAAAACGGCAATATTGGAATTGTTGTCGGAAGCGTTGAAGGAAAAATATAGGATCGCCGTCATAGCCGGCGACGTCACGACCTCGATCGATGCGGAGAGGATACGAAAAAGAGGAATCACTTCGATCCAAGTGAATACGGGAAGGGAATGTCATTTGGACGCGAACCTAGTCGCGAAGGCCCTAAGGGCCTTGGATCTCGACTCCTTGGACTTAATATTCATAGAGAACGTCGGGAACCTGATCTGCCCCGCGGAGTTCGAGCTCGGGGCTCATAAGAGGGTCGTGGTAGTGAGCGTGACCGAGGGCGAATATATGGTGGCTAAGCATCCGTTCATATTCATGGCCTCTCAAGTGGCCGTGATAAACAAGATGGATATGGCGAAATACATGGGCATAGATCCAAATGGCCTCGAGAGGGAGGCCAAGAGGATAAATCCAAGGATAACCGTCGTGAGGACCAGCGCGAAGACCGGGGAGGGCATCGAAGAGTTAATAAGCGCGCTTGGCCTGAAGCGATGA
- a CDS encoding 2-oxoacid:ferredoxin oxidoreductase subunit gamma codes for MALPKGRTEILIAGFGGQGIILAGVILGRAIALYEGKNAIQIQSYGPEARGGACRSEIVVSEEEIDYPMVIRPDVFVAMSQEAFDRYIGRMKPEGTLIVDSSLVRFNEDDIRLKAYRVPATLAADELGRRVVANVVMLGALGGLTGLVSKGALERSIRDTAPKGTEELNLRALEKGFEIAKDLRNRDH; via the coding sequence GTGGCCTTGCCTAAGGGCCGCACGGAAATATTGATCGCCGGGTTCGGCGGACAAGGGATAATACTCGCGGGCGTCATCTTGGGGAGGGCCATAGCGCTTTACGAGGGGAAGAATGCCATCCAGATCCAATCCTATGGGCCCGAGGCTAGGGGGGGTGCCTGCAGATCGGAGATCGTGGTATCGGAAGAGGAAATAGACTATCCCATGGTCATTAGGCCGGACGTCTTCGTGGCCATGAGCCAAGAGGCCTTCGATAGGTACATAGGTCGCATGAAGCCCGAGGGGACTTTGATAGTCGATTCCAGCCTAGTACGCTTCAATGAGGATGATATCCGCCTTAAAGCCTATCGAGTCCCAGCTACGCTCGCAGCGGATGAGCTCGGTAGGAGGGTTGTCGCCAATGTGGTCATGTTGGGGGCATTGGGAGGCCTAACCGGCTTGGTTTCCAAGGGGGCCTTGGAGAGATCCATCAGGGATACGGCGCCAAAAGGGACGGAAGAGTTAAACCTCAGGGCTTTGGAGAAGGGCTTTGAGATCGCGAAGGACCTTCGTAATCGCGATCATTAA
- a CDS encoding transketolase C-terminal domain-containing protein translates to ILKNIDAIARFETAFLDDADVIVVSYGTPARSAKSAVKAAREEDIKAGYVRLITVWPFHHERLRALCGGAKEVITVEMNLGQIVGEVKKAVACNARTSLVSSPGVEPPTPWEILSRIREVV, encoded by the coding sequence ATCCTCAAGAATATCGATGCGATAGCCAGATTCGAAACGGCCTTCTTGGACGATGCCGATGTGATCGTTGTTTCATACGGGACCCCGGCTAGGTCGGCGAAGAGCGCCGTGAAGGCGGCGAGGGAGGAGGACATCAAGGCCGGGTATGTTCGGCTCATAACCGTTTGGCCCTTTCACCACGAGAGGCTCAGGGCCCTATGCGGCGGGGCCAAGGAGGTCATAACGGTTGAGATGAACCTCGGCCAGATCGTAGGCGAGGTGAAGAAGGCTGTCGCCTGTAATGCCCGCACGAGCCTCGTATCGAGCCCAGGTGTTGAGCCGCCGACCCCTTGGGAGATCCTCTCTAGGATAAGGGAGGTTGTCTGA
- a CDS encoding formylmethanofuran dehydrogenase subunit E family protein yields MRAKFDESFESLLFRAAEFHGHLGPYLVIGLRMGLLAKALLGANGMNGLSAALETGQKPPLSCVADGVQVSTLCTLGKGNIRIRDSGRAKGRFEANGMAVEIELKGQVESMIKELLQRGFSERAVEEIKALSDLDLFEIRKMPKGGGVAFIHAGTHNR; encoded by the coding sequence TTGAGGGCAAAATTTGATGAATCCTTCGAGAGCCTCTTATTTAGGGCGGCGGAGTTCCACGGCCATCTGGGGCCCTACTTGGTCATCGGCTTGAGGATGGGGCTCTTGGCCAAGGCGCTCCTAGGGGCCAATGGAATGAATGGGCTCTCGGCGGCGCTGGAAACGGGCCAAAAACCGCCGTTGTCCTGTGTGGCCGACGGGGTGCAAGTCTCGACCCTTTGCACGCTTGGCAAGGGGAATATAAGGATCCGGGACTCCGGGAGGGCCAAGGGGAGATTTGAAGCCAATGGGATGGCCGTGGAGATCGAATTGAAGGGCCAAGTGGAGAGCATGATCAAGGAATTGCTCCAGAGGGGTTTCTCCGAAAGGGCGGTCGAGGAGATAAAGGCTTTAAGCGATCTCGACCTTTTTGAGATTCGCAAGATGCCGAAGGGTGGAGGAGTAGCGTTCATCCATGCCGGAACCCATAATCGCTGA
- a CDS encoding 2-oxoacid:ferredoxin oxidoreductase subunit beta, whose product MEMAMEHPALKYFRRERLPHVWCAGCGTGQIFHYTVKAIEELGLDPDRVVWVSGIGCSGRIGAYWIGDNMHTLHGRPLAFATGIKLARPELKVIVHGGDGDLASIGGNHLIHAARRNVGLVTICINNFNYGMTGGQVSPTTPLGSITTTTPFGNEEPSFDLCELVASAGATYVARWTTFHARPAINSIKKALQRDGFSFIEIVSQCVTTYGRRNRLGDGPQMMRTFQRMSVTKEQAARMSEEELKGKIIVGEFVDRQRPEFSAMKMELIKRAGGGGLA is encoded by the coding sequence ATGGAGATGGCGATGGAGCATCCGGCCCTGAAGTATTTCAGGAGGGAAAGATTGCCGCATGTATGGTGCGCAGGTTGCGGAACCGGGCAAATATTCCATTACACGGTTAAGGCGATAGAGGAACTCGGCTTGGATCCGGATCGTGTAGTTTGGGTCAGCGGGATAGGATGCAGCGGCCGGATTGGGGCCTATTGGATTGGAGATAACATGCATACCCTTCACGGCCGGCCATTGGCATTCGCGACGGGCATAAAGCTTGCAAGGCCGGAGCTTAAGGTAATAGTCCACGGCGGGGATGGGGACCTCGCCTCCATAGGCGGGAACCATTTGATCCACGCCGCTAGGCGCAACGTGGGGTTAGTGACCATTTGCATCAACAACTTCAACTACGGCATGACCGGGGGCCAAGTATCGCCCACGACGCCCCTTGGCTCCATAACTACGACGACGCCTTTCGGGAATGAGGAGCCCTCGTTCGACCTATGCGAACTCGTTGCATCGGCCGGGGCCACTTACGTGGCCCGGTGGACGACCTTCCACGCTAGGCCCGCCATAAACTCCATAAAGAAGGCCCTCCAAAGGGATGGCTTCTCCTTCATAGAGATCGTTTCCCAATGCGTCACCACGTACGGCAGGAGGAACCGGCTGGGCGATGGACCTCAGATGATGAGGACTTTCCAACGGATGTCCGTCACAAAGGAGCAGGCGGCTAGGATGTCGGAGGAGGAATTGAAGGGGAAGATAATCGTGGGGGAATTCGTCGATCGCCAAAGGCCGGAGTTCTCAGCGATGAAGATGGAGTTGATCAAGAGGGCTGGAGGGGGTGGCCTTGCCTAA
- a CDS encoding creatininase family protein produces the protein MPVYPDWWYSKYNIFEMTAYDVAEWLKKTDICLIPVGSCEQHGPAALLSTDSLGAWIVTKWAAEKAQVLHTPLVWFGYSPHHMRPPGSGAGTITVRASTYEALMYDIGRSLIHHGFNKLIYVTGHTSNIKVIDPILRIIKYKTGAFTALFRADAEFAPLMPEIRAILQNPPDEWPGWHAGEDEFSLCLMYHPEACSWERAVWKKSDVHAPKYLPQDKFGKNAGNPYVIFKGQDQMIYLPMEHHEYCDTGIVGNPANASAEKAEKIYRIWAGKLAEFIEEVKKLKVEVKNREFDDRI, from the coding sequence ATGCCCGTATATCCGGATTGGTGGTATTCGAAATACAACATATTCGAGATGACCGCCTACGACGTCGCCGAATGGCTCAAGAAAACCGATATATGCCTGATACCGGTTGGGAGCTGCGAGCAGCATGGGCCCGCGGCCCTGCTCTCCACGGATAGCCTAGGCGCATGGATAGTGACCAAATGGGCCGCTGAGAAGGCGCAGGTCCTCCATACCCCATTGGTCTGGTTCGGCTATTCACCCCATCATATGAGGCCGCCGGGCTCCGGAGCCGGTACGATAACCGTTAGGGCCAGCACATATGAGGCCCTGATGTACGATATTGGGAGGAGCCTCATCCACCACGGCTTCAACAAATTGATCTATGTCACGGGCCATACCTCAAACATAAAGGTCATAGACCCGATACTCAGAATAATCAAATATAAGACCGGGGCTTTCACCGCCCTCTTCAGGGCCGATGCCGAGTTCGCCCCATTGATGCCGGAGATTAGAGCTATATTACAAAACCCGCCGGATGAGTGGCCCGGATGGCACGCAGGCGAGGATGAGTTCTCGCTCTGCCTGATGTACCATCCTGAGGCTTGCTCTTGGGAGAGGGCCGTTTGGAAGAAGAGCGATGTTCATGCGCCCAAGTACCTGCCGCAGGATAAATTCGGCAAGAACGCTGGGAACCCCTATGTGATCTTCAAGGGCCAAGACCAGATGATTTACCTACCGATGGAGCATCACGAATATTGCGATACGGGAATAGTTGGGAACCCGGCCAACGCGAGCGCGGAGAAGGCGGAGAAGATATACAGGATTTGGGCCGGTAAGCTAGCCGAGTTCATAGAGGAGGTCAAGAAGCTGAAGGTCGAGGTGAAAAACAGGGAGTTCGACGATAGGATCTAG
- a CDS encoding Tm-1-like ATP-binding domain-containing protein, producing MDKTVLIIATLDTKGEEVRYIKERLEDKGKRVLVMDSGTRGVPIGVRADISREEVAKAAGYDIKEISEMRRGPAIEAMKKGIAKICKELYESGRIHGIMSLGGADGACLASAGMQVLPVGIPKLLISPVFQGKETFGEFVGTKDVICMHSMIDILGINQFSRKIFDNAVGAMIGMLDADVSPKIEKSRMIGTTMYGNTTPAVMRAKSLLERDGFEVLVFHPNGTGGRIMEQLAEEGILAGVLDITPHEFVDEMYGGQHAGGPRRLEVVGEAGVPQVVAPGCVDFILWGGPLPEKYKGRRTYPFNPYLTLVRTTIEEAREIGETMARKLNKAKGPVTVVVPLRGMSMYNRPGDPIYYPEADAAFLKALKENLDPKIKLVEVDAHINDPIFADTCVSELKALLGMV from the coding sequence TTGGATAAAACGGTCCTGATAATAGCGACTTTGGATACGAAGGGGGAGGAGGTCAGGTACATAAAGGAGAGGCTCGAGGATAAGGGCAAGCGCGTATTGGTCATGGATTCTGGCACGCGCGGGGTCCCGATCGGCGTTAGGGCCGATATATCGAGGGAGGAGGTTGCGAAGGCCGCTGGATACGATATAAAGGAGATCAGCGAAATGAGGCGCGGGCCCGCCATCGAGGCCATGAAGAAGGGGATAGCCAAGATCTGTAAGGAGCTCTACGAATCCGGGAGGATCCATGGCATAATGTCCCTTGGAGGAGCCGATGGCGCCTGTTTGGCATCGGCGGGCATGCAGGTCCTGCCCGTGGGCATTCCGAAGCTCCTCATCTCCCCGGTCTTCCAAGGCAAAGAGACTTTCGGGGAGTTCGTCGGGACAAAGGACGTAATATGCATGCATTCCATGATAGACATACTCGGGATAAACCAGTTCAGCAGGAAGATATTTGATAATGCCGTTGGCGCTATGATCGGTATGCTCGACGCCGACGTTAGCCCAAAGATCGAGAAGAGCAGGATGATCGGAACGACCATGTATGGGAATACGACGCCGGCGGTTATGAGGGCCAAGTCGCTCCTCGAAAGGGATGGATTTGAGGTCCTAGTATTTCATCCGAATGGGACCGGGGGGAGGATAATGGAGCAATTGGCCGAGGAGGGTATATTGGCGGGCGTCCTCGACATTACGCCCCACGAGTTCGTGGACGAGATGTATGGAGGACAGCATGCGGGTGGGCCGAGGAGGTTGGAGGTCGTCGGCGAAGCCGGTGTGCCGCAGGTCGTTGCGCCCGGTTGCGTTGACTTCATACTATGGGGAGGGCCGTTGCCGGAGAAGTATAAGGGTAGGAGGACCTATCCCTTCAACCCATACCTGACGCTCGTAAGGACAACCATTGAGGAGGCGAGGGAAATAGGCGAGACGATGGCTAGGAAGCTGAACAAGGCTAAGGGGCCCGTCACCGTGGTTGTGCCGCTTAGGGGCATGTCCATGTACAATAGGCCGGGCGATCCAATATACTATCCCGAGGCGGATGCGGCATTCCTTAAAGCCCTGAAGGAGAATTTGGACCCAAAGATAAAGCTAGTCGAGGTCGATGCCCACATAAACGACCCGATCTTCGCCGATACATGCGTTTCTGAGCTGAAGGCGCTCCTCGGGATGGTTTAG
- a CDS encoding MoaD family protein: MRVRIKPLGILRDLAESAVVEVELREGSTVGDLIEELDRRYRGFKEAVMKPYVTIAVNGREIEFAKGLETELSDGSVVAFLPPYAGG; the protein is encoded by the coding sequence ATGAGGGTAAGGATAAAGCCGCTCGGGATCCTAAGGGATTTGGCGGAGAGCGCCGTCGTAGAGGTGGAGCTCAGGGAAGGGTCAACCGTGGGCGATCTTATCGAAGAGCTCGATCGTAGATATAGGGGATTCAAGGAAGCCGTCATGAAGCCATACGTGACGATAGCCGTCAACGGAAGGGAGATAGAATTCGCCAAGGGCCTCGAGACCGAGCTCTCGGATGGAAGCGTGGTGGCCTTCCTCCCGCCCTACGCCGGCGGCTAA
- a CDS encoding aldehyde ferredoxin oxidoreductase family protein, protein MAMVYGYAGKILRVDLSAGKTKDEPLDMEWAKKLIGGAGYAAKILFEEVGPGVDPLSPENRLIFMTTPAIGSGFPCGNKMQVVARSPLTGIWGDATFSPRFALELKRAGYDGIVIQGKSNKPVYLWISDGKVEIRDASKLWGKETFETVELIRKELGDESVRVVAIGPSGEMQLKLACIISDDGRAAGRTGMGAVMGSKNLKAIAAKGSGKIEVANPEKIRALSAEAIKISMEKTQGLRNFGTAAGVLTFEEMGNLPIRNWTRGRFPGAPNISGQRMAETILTNREACFTCPIACGRYVEVKEGPYKMKGFGPEYETIAMLGSDCWIDNLEAIAKANDICNRYGMDTISVGGTIAFAMECYEKGLITKQDTGGLELTWGNHEAMVKLVEQMCKKEGFGAVLCDGSRIASQRIGKGSEKYAMQVKGLELPAHNPYRFKTMGLNYATGNRGACHNRGSPAYPARGITSPEIGLGEKYDGFSPVGGGRITKIHQDACALVDSFGMCKFMQFFGGLNLNMMTELYNAITGLNATLEELMKAGERIWNLQRAFSVRMGLTKKDDRLPERFLKEPPPDGAIAGQVVELDQMLEEYYRERKLDANGRPSEEKLRELGLDFVIKALR, encoded by the coding sequence ATGGCCATGGTTTATGGCTATGCCGGGAAGATTTTGAGGGTTGACCTGAGCGCGGGGAAGACCAAGGATGAGCCGCTGGATATGGAATGGGCCAAGAAATTGATCGGCGGGGCCGGATATGCCGCGAAGATACTCTTCGAGGAGGTCGGCCCAGGGGTTGATCCATTGAGCCCGGAGAACAGGTTGATATTCATGACGACGCCCGCCATAGGGAGCGGCTTCCCATGCGGCAATAAGATGCAGGTAGTCGCTAGGTCCCCGCTGACAGGGATCTGGGGGGATGCCACCTTCTCGCCCAGATTCGCCCTAGAATTGAAGAGGGCCGGATATGATGGCATAGTGATTCAAGGTAAGTCAAACAAACCCGTATATCTATGGATCTCTGATGGGAAGGTCGAGATAAGGGATGCAAGCAAGCTCTGGGGGAAGGAGACGTTCGAGACAGTCGAATTGATCAGGAAGGAGCTTGGGGATGAGAGCGTCAGAGTCGTAGCGATAGGGCCCTCCGGCGAAATGCAGTTGAAGCTGGCCTGCATAATTAGCGACGATGGAAGGGCTGCGGGGAGGACTGGAATGGGCGCCGTTATGGGCTCGAAGAACCTCAAGGCCATAGCCGCCAAGGGCAGCGGGAAGATAGAGGTGGCGAACCCCGAGAAGATAAGGGCCCTATCCGCCGAGGCGATAAAGATATCGATGGAGAAAACTCAAGGCCTCAGGAATTTCGGGACTGCGGCCGGAGTCCTAACATTCGAGGAGATGGGCAACTTGCCGATAAGGAATTGGACTAGGGGGAGGTTCCCAGGGGCACCGAACATATCTGGCCAAAGGATGGCCGAGACGATCCTCACGAATAGGGAGGCTTGCTTCACCTGCCCGATCGCCTGTGGCAGGTACGTGGAGGTCAAGGAGGGCCCATATAAGATGAAGGGCTTCGGTCCGGAGTACGAGACGATCGCCATGCTAGGCTCCGATTGTTGGATCGATAACCTCGAGGCCATAGCGAAGGCGAACGACATATGCAATCGCTATGGTATGGACACGATATCCGTCGGCGGTACGATAGCCTTCGCCATGGAGTGCTACGAGAAGGGTCTGATCACCAAGCAGGATACCGGTGGGCTGGAATTGACTTGGGGCAACCACGAGGCGATGGTGAAGCTCGTTGAGCAGATGTGCAAGAAGGAGGGTTTCGGGGCCGTATTATGCGATGGCTCGAGGATCGCTTCACAGAGGATAGGGAAGGGCTCCGAGAAATACGCCATGCAAGTGAAGGGGTTGGAGCTCCCGGCCCATAACCCATATAGGTTCAAGACGATGGGCTTGAACTACGCGACGGGCAATAGGGGCGCCTGCCACAACAGGGGTTCGCCAGCTTATCCGGCGAGAGGGATCACGAGCCCTGAAATAGGCCTCGGAGAGAAATATGATGGGTTCTCCCCGGTCGGCGGCGGAAGGATCACCAAGATCCATCAAGATGCCTGCGCCCTAGTGGATTCCTTCGGGATGTGCAAATTCATGCAGTTCTTCGGCGGGCTCAACCTGAATATGATGACCGAGCTCTACAACGCGATAACGGGACTCAATGCTACCCTTGAAGAGCTCATGAAAGCTGGGGAACGCATATGGAACCTGCAGAGGGCCTTCAGCGTCAGGATGGGCCTCACGAAGAAGGACGATAGGCTTCCGGAGCGCTTCCTAAAGGAGCCGCCGCCGGATGGCGCTATAGCCGGCCAAGTCGTCGAGTTGGATCAAATGCTCGAGGAGTACTATAGGGAGAGGAAATTGGACGCGAACGGCAGGCCGAGCGAGGAGAAGCTGAGGGAGCTCGGCTTGGACTTCGTGATCAAGGCGCTTCGTTGA
- a CDS encoding zinc-binding dehydrogenase, with translation MPEKGKAAVMVGFNKPFEVREYPLPKVEPGAILVRMLSAGICGTDVHTWLGHTGGKVLSFPVILGHENVGEIAALGEGVERDWAGEPISVGDRITWPTTIGRYCYRCYNCVVAGIPNKCLNRRTYGAALSCDKPPHFTGGWAQYCYLFPETAVFKLPKDLPADALVAVGCAAPTMIHASERAGIREGDTVAVQGSGAVGLFGTIIAKESGADKVIVIGGPKERLELAKKWGADHTIDISEVKDPEERIRLVKEYSIGGQGADVVFECSGVPNAFAEGVRMARDGGTYVVVGQFMDAGPVEGFHPFWVTFKHITIKGSYSWEPRHTWRAVRFMARTNSKYKFADLVSHRFPLEETTKAVEMVRDWKVVKAVLDPWM, from the coding sequence TTGCCCGAGAAGGGAAAGGCCGCTGTGATGGTAGGATTCAATAAGCCTTTCGAAGTCAGGGAATATCCGCTGCCGAAGGTTGAGCCGGGCGCCATATTGGTCAGGATGCTATCGGCGGGCATTTGTGGCACCGATGTCCACACTTGGCTCGGCCATACAGGCGGGAAGGTCTTATCATTCCCGGTCATATTGGGCCATGAGAACGTTGGGGAGATCGCAGCACTCGGGGAGGGTGTGGAGAGAGATTGGGCCGGGGAGCCCATATCGGTCGGTGATCGAATCACTTGGCCCACGACGATAGGTCGATATTGCTATCGATGCTATAACTGCGTTGTAGCAGGCATACCAAACAAATGCCTCAATAGGAGGACATATGGGGCGGCGCTCTCATGCGATAAGCCCCCGCATTTCACCGGCGGATGGGCCCAATATTGCTACCTCTTCCCGGAGACGGCCGTCTTCAAGCTTCCGAAGGACCTGCCGGCCGATGCCCTAGTCGCAGTCGGATGCGCGGCGCCGACGATGATCCACGCATCCGAGAGGGCGGGCATAAGGGAGGGGGACACGGTCGCAGTCCAAGGGAGCGGGGCCGTGGGCCTCTTCGGAACCATAATCGCCAAGGAGTCGGGGGCGGATAAGGTCATTGTGATCGGCGGACCGAAGGAGCGCTTGGAGCTGGCCAAGAAGTGGGGCGCGGATCATACGATAGATATATCGGAGGTCAAGGATCCGGAAGAGCGTATAAGGCTCGTGAAGGAGTATTCGATCGGGGGACAGGGCGCCGATGTGGTCTTCGAATGCTCCGGGGTCCCGAACGCCTTCGCGGAAGGCGTTAGGATGGCCCGGGACGGTGGGACTTACGTGGTCGTTGGCCAATTCATGGACGCGGGTCCCGTTGAGGGCTTCCATCCGTTCTGGGTGACCTTCAAGCACATAACGATCAAGGGCTCCTACTCATGGGAGCCGAGGCATACTTGGAGGGCCGTGAGGTTCATGGCGAGGACCAATTCCAAATACAAGTTCGCGGACCTCGTCTCCCATAGGTTCCCGCTCGAGGAAACGACGAAGGCCGTTGAAATGGTCAGGGATTGGAAGGTCGTGAAGGCCGTCCTAGATCCATGGATGTAG
- a CDS encoding FGGY-family carbohydrate kinase yields MGYLLGCDVGTTGCKTQIFDAEGKLVSQSYREYPLIYPRLRWVEADPEGHYWWAVRETFSEAIKRSGINPRDIEGISVSCTNCILAVDKNGMPLRNAIMQLDKRMVPQAEWIREHIGAKRIFEKTGNRISAGGTAAPTILWIKEEEPEVFEKTYKFLYPTGYIVQKLTGKFSIEYSRASFTILFEVGGRKTWCEEICEEMGIPIDKLPDIYAPWDVVGEVTEEAAKATGLAKGTPVVAGMADTPAAGLGTKAARPGDFFHVMGTVGRPSIIMDEPKFDDRFVNICHAVPGTWMSFGVMEGCGISVRWFRDQFGKLESILGNDIGKSPYELLDAEAERSPPGARGIIYLPYIAGERHTPIWDPNARSVFFGITASHTRADVFRSILEGLAFGLRHNMEIFESIGLRIREILISGGVSKSKVGMQIHADVTGKPVMNVNIPDSEPFGNAVLAGYGVGVYKDIPTAEDELIKIVSVVKPRAEYYELYSKLFEIYKDLYWHLKEDFEKLSRIEQVAK; encoded by the coding sequence TTGGGCTATCTGTTGGGTTGCGATGTCGGTACGACCGGCTGCAAGACCCAAATATTCGATGCGGAGGGGAAGCTCGTTTCCCAATCCTATAGGGAGTACCCCCTGATCTACCCAAGGCTCAGATGGGTCGAGGCCGATCCGGAGGGACATTATTGGTGGGCCGTTAGGGAAACGTTCAGCGAGGCCATAAAGAGGAGCGGGATAAATCCGAGGGACATAGAGGGGATATCGGTGAGCTGTACAAATTGCATATTGGCGGTCGATAAGAACGGCATGCCCCTAAGGAACGCCATAATGCAATTGGATAAGAGGATGGTCCCCCAAGCCGAGTGGATAAGGGAGCACATAGGGGCGAAGAGGATATTCGAGAAAACTGGCAATAGGATATCCGCCGGTGGGACCGCGGCGCCAACGATACTATGGATCAAGGAGGAGGAGCCAGAGGTCTTCGAGAAGACGTATAAGTTCCTTTATCCAACGGGTTATATAGTACAAAAACTAACCGGGAAGTTCTCCATCGAGTACAGCAGGGCCTCATTCACGATATTATTCGAGGTCGGCGGGAGGAAGACTTGGTGCGAGGAGATATGCGAAGAGATGGGCATACCGATAGATAAGCTCCCTGATATATACGCCCCTTGGGACGTCGTTGGGGAGGTCACGGAGGAAGCGGCGAAGGCCACGGGACTGGCCAAGGGAACCCCGGTCGTGGCCGGCATGGCAGATACGCCAGCGGCCGGCTTGGGGACCAAGGCCGCTAGGCCAGGGGACTTCTTCCACGTCATGGGAACGGTTGGCCGACCATCAATAATAATGGATGAGCCGAAATTCGATGATAGGTTCGTTAACATCTGCCATGCCGTCCCGGGGACTTGGATGTCCTTCGGGGTAATGGAGGGTTGCGGGATCTCGGTGCGCTGGTTCCGGGATCAATTTGGGAAATTGGAATCGATCCTCGGGAACGATATAGGCAAAAGCCCCTATGAGCTATTGGATGCAGAGGCGGAACGCTCCCCACCGGGGGCTAGGGGCATAATCTATCTCCCCTATATAGCGGGCGAAAGGCATACGCCGATATGGGATCCGAACGCTAGGAGCGTGTTCTTCGGAATCACCGCGAGCCATACGAGGGCCGATGTATTCCGATCTATATTGGAGGGCTTGGCGTTCGGGTTGAGGCATAACATGGAGATCTTCGAGAGCATCGGCCTGAGGATAAGGGAGATTTTGATAAGCGGTGGGGTATCGAAGAGCAAGGTGGGGATGCAGATACACGCCGATGTGACCGGAAAGCCTGTGATGAACGTGAATATACCCGATAGCGAACCATTTGGGAACGCCGTCTTGGCCGGGTATGGCGTTGGGGTTTATAAGGATATCCCGACGGCTGAGGACGAGTTGATAAAGATTGTCAGTGTCGTGAAGCCTAGGGCGGAATATTACGAACTATATAGTAAATTGTTCGAGATCTATAAGGACCTCTATTGGCACCTAAAGGAGGACTTCGAAAAGCTCAGCCGGATAGAGCAGGTGGCCAAATGA